A genome region from Mesorhizobium sp. B2-1-8 includes the following:
- the tgt gene encoding tRNA guanosine(34) transglycosylase Tgt: MTETFSFKVLATDGKARRGLIDMPRGEIRTPAFMPVGTGGTVKAMYMDQVRGVGADIILGNTYHLMLRPGAERVARLGGLHEFARWPHPILTDSGGFQVMSLSTLRKLTEKGVTFRSHIDGAAYEMSPERSIEIQGLLDSDIQMQLDECTALPAEVKEIERAMELSLRWAERCKTAFGDQPGKAMFGIVQGGDNAALRVRSAQALSAMNLKGYAVGGLAVGEPQAVMLDMLDITCPELPDNKPRYLMGVGTPDDILKSVARGIDMFDCVMPTRAGRHGLAYTRRGKVNLRNARHADDPRPLDEESDCPAARDYSRAYLHHLVRSQEALGAMLLTWNNLSYYQKLMQDIRAAIEAGSFEARGAEISEGWARGDIPGV; this comes from the coding sequence ATGACTGAGACGTTCAGCTTCAAGGTGCTGGCGACCGATGGCAAGGCGCGGCGCGGCCTGATCGACATGCCGCGCGGCGAAATCCGCACGCCGGCCTTCATGCCGGTCGGCACCGGTGGCACGGTCAAGGCCATGTACATGGACCAGGTGCGCGGCGTCGGCGCCGACATCATCCTTGGCAACACCTATCACCTGATGCTGCGGCCCGGGGCCGAGCGCGTGGCGCGGCTCGGCGGTCTGCACGAATTCGCCCGCTGGCCGCACCCGATCCTGACCGACAGCGGCGGATTCCAGGTGATGTCGCTGTCGACGCTGAGGAAGCTGACCGAGAAAGGCGTCACCTTCCGTTCGCACATCGATGGCGCGGCCTATGAAATGTCACCGGAGCGCTCCATAGAAATTCAAGGATTGCTCGATTCCGACATCCAGATGCAGCTCGACGAATGCACGGCGCTGCCTGCCGAGGTGAAAGAGATCGAGCGCGCCATGGAACTGTCGCTGCGCTGGGCGGAGCGCTGCAAGACGGCGTTCGGCGACCAGCCAGGCAAGGCGATGTTCGGCATCGTGCAGGGTGGCGACAACGCCGCGCTCAGGGTGCGCTCGGCGCAGGCGCTGAGCGCGATGAACCTGAAGGGCTATGCTGTCGGCGGCCTGGCTGTCGGCGAGCCGCAAGCGGTGATGCTCGATATGCTCGACATCACGTGCCCGGAACTGCCCGACAACAAGCCGCGCTACCTGATGGGCGTGGGCACGCCGGACGATATCCTGAAATCGGTGGCGCGCGGCATCGACATGTTCGACTGCGTGATGCCGACGCGAGCCGGCCGGCATGGTCTCGCCTATACCAGGCGCGGCAAAGTCAATCTGCGCAACGCCCGCCACGCCGACGATCCGCGCCCGCTCGACGAAGAGAGCGATTGCCCCGCGGCGCGCGACTATTCGCGTGCCTATCTGCACCATCTGGTGCGCTCGCAAGAGGCGCTCGGGGCGATGCTGCTGACCTGGAACAACCTTTCCTACTACCAGAAGCTGATGCAGGACATCCGGGCCGCGATCGAAGCGGGCAGCTTCGAGGCACGCGGCGCGGAGATCAGCGAAGGCTGGGCGAGGGGCGATATCCCGGGGGTGTAA
- a CDS encoding peptidase → MTYCVGLKIDRGLVFMSDTRTNAGMDSISTFKKMHVWEQPGERVIVLMSAGNLATTQAVVSLLDERTKAVTDRHEKLLETPSMYQTVRLVGDTVKEVIAQSSPAGEKADSYFNASFILGGQIKGSPPRLFMIYPEGNFIESTDDTPFFQIGETKYGKPIIIRAYEKTMSLAATVKLLLVSFDSTLKSNLSVGLPLDLLFLEQDAFQVGLKKRIAQDDQYYRTISDGWSNALKTAFASLPDFPG, encoded by the coding sequence ATGACCTATTGCGTCGGCCTCAAGATCGATCGCGGGCTCGTGTTCATGTCGGACACGCGCACCAATGCCGGCATGGATTCGATCTCGACCTTCAAGAAGATGCATGTCTGGGAACAGCCTGGCGAGCGTGTCATCGTCTTGATGTCGGCCGGCAATCTGGCGACGACGCAGGCCGTGGTCAGCCTGCTCGACGAGCGCACCAAGGCGGTGACCGACCGGCACGAGAAGCTGCTCGAAACGCCGTCCATGTACCAGACGGTGCGGTTGGTTGGCGACACGGTGAAAGAGGTGATCGCGCAGTCGTCGCCCGCCGGCGAGAAGGCCGATTCCTATTTCAATGCCTCCTTCATCCTCGGCGGGCAGATCAAGGGCAGCCCGCCGCGCCTTTTCATGATCTATCCCGAAGGCAATTTCATCGAATCGACCGACGACACGCCGTTCTTCCAGATCGGCGAAACCAAATACGGCAAACCGATCATCATTCGCGCCTACGAAAAGACGATGAGCCTCGCCGCGACGGTGAAACTCCTGCTGGTGTCGTTCGATTCGACGTTGAAGTCGAACCTGTCGGTCGGCTTGCCTCTCGACCTGCTTTTCCTGGAACAGGACGCCTTTCAGGTCGGCCTGAAAAAGCGGATCGCCCAGGACGATCAGTATTACCGCACGATCTCCGACGGATGGTCGAATGCCCTAAAGACGGCTTTCGCCAGTTTGCCGGATTTTCCTGGCTAG
- a CDS encoding Lrp/AsnC family transcriptional regulator yields MKAFFVQIKCELGKSYEVASALADAEIASEIYSTAGNYDLLAKFYVDDEEDVGHFVNEKVQILPGIKDTFTVVTFRAF; encoded by the coding sequence ATGAAGGCGTTTTTCGTGCAGATCAAATGCGAGCTGGGCAAATCCTATGAGGTTGCCAGCGCGCTTGCCGACGCCGAGATCGCCTCGGAAATCTATTCCACCGCCGGCAATTACGATCTGCTCGCCAAATTCTATGTCGACGATGAGGAAGACGTCGGCCATTTCGTCAACGAGAAGGTGCAGATTCTTCCCGGCATCAAGGACACGTTCACCGTCGTCACCTTCCGCGCCTTTTAG
- a CDS encoding DeoR/GlpR family DNA-binding transcription regulator, producing MYLSPRHAEIIQMAKDNGRVLVDDLATHFNVTPQTIRKDLNDLCDQRLLSRIHGGALFPSGIENMEYEARRKIAADEKEAIGRAAARLIPDNASLFINIGTTTEAVSKALLDHDGLMVITNNINVANRMRIYPSIEVVIAGGVVRGSDGGVVGEAAVDFIRQFKVDYAVIGASAIDHDGALLDFDFREVKVAQAIIANARHVILVSDQTKFERTAPVRIGHLSQVNTFITDRCDIASVRKICQEAEVQLIETSLG from the coding sequence ATGTACCTGTCGCCGCGCCATGCCGAGATCATCCAGATGGCCAAGGACAATGGCCGCGTGCTGGTCGATGACCTGGCCACGCATTTCAACGTGACGCCGCAGACCATACGCAAGGACCTCAATGATCTGTGCGACCAACGGCTGCTTTCGCGCATTCATGGCGGCGCCTTGTTCCCGTCTGGTATCGAGAACATGGAGTATGAAGCCAGGCGCAAGATCGCGGCGGACGAGAAGGAAGCGATCGGCCGCGCGGCGGCCAGGTTGATCCCCGACAACGCCTCGCTGTTCATCAACATCGGCACCACGACGGAAGCGGTCAGCAAGGCATTGCTCGATCATGACGGCCTGATGGTCATCACCAATAACATTAACGTTGCCAACAGGATGCGCATTTACCCCTCGATCGAGGTGGTGATTGCAGGGGGCGTGGTGCGCGGCTCGGACGGGGGTGTCGTCGGCGAGGCGGCAGTCGATTTCATCAGGCAGTTCAAAGTCGATTATGCTGTTATCGGCGCCTCTGCCATCGATCATGATGGCGCCTTGCTCGACTTCGATTTTCGAGAGGTGAAGGTAGCGCAAGCGATCATCGCCAATGCCAGGCACGTCATCCTTGTATCCGACCAGACCAAATTCGAGCGTACGGCGCCGGTGCGCATTGGTCACCTGTCGCAGGTCAACACCTTCATCACCGATCGTTGCGATATCGCGTCGGTGCGCAAAATCTGCCAGGAGGCCGAGGTTCAGTTGATCGAGACATCGCTTGGCTAA
- a CDS encoding transglutaminase family protein, whose protein sequence is MRLKITHRTEYRYDAPVQYLLQRLRLLPMSGPTQTVLSWALKVEGAREEVRFSDHFGNDNRLLSVEGDHDFITVEALGEVVTRDTSGVCGPHQGFAPLWLFAQETALTTIGGGIRDLTEAIGKGNDLERLHRLMAAIGERVAYTPGTTNATTSAEEALELKTGVCQDHSHIFAAAARAMGFPARYVSGYLMMDAVEQAASHAWAEAHVAGLGWVAFDPANGISPDERYVKVATGRDYRDASPVSGIRLGQAEELLAVTVTVEQ, encoded by the coding sequence ATGCGGCTGAAAATCACGCACCGGACCGAATACCGCTACGACGCACCGGTGCAGTATTTGCTTCAGAGGCTGCGACTTCTGCCCATGAGCGGTCCGACCCAGACCGTGCTGTCCTGGGCGCTGAAGGTCGAAGGCGCGCGCGAGGAAGTGCGATTTTCCGACCATTTCGGCAACGATAACAGGCTGTTGAGCGTCGAAGGTGACCACGACTTCATCACAGTCGAAGCGTTGGGCGAGGTGGTGACGCGCGATACATCGGGCGTTTGCGGGCCGCATCAAGGCTTCGCGCCACTCTGGTTGTTCGCGCAGGAAACCGCTTTGACCACCATAGGCGGCGGCATCCGTGATCTTACCGAGGCAATCGGCAAGGGCAACGACCTCGAAAGGCTGCATCGGCTGATGGCCGCCATCGGCGAACGCGTCGCCTACACGCCGGGAACCACCAATGCGACAACCTCGGCCGAGGAGGCCTTGGAGCTGAAAACCGGCGTTTGCCAGGATCATAGCCACATTTTTGCCGCCGCCGCGCGCGCCATGGGATTTCCGGCCCGCTACGTCAGCGGCTATCTGATGATGGATGCGGTGGAGCAGGCGGCGAGCCACGCCTGGGCCGAAGCCCATGTCGCGGGCCTCGGTTGGGTTGCCTTCGATCCCGCCAACGGTATTTCTCCCGACGAACGCTATGTGAAGGTGGCCACCGGCCGCGACTACCGTGACGCTTCGCCGGTGTCGGGAATTCGGCTGGGACAGGCGGAAGAACTGCTTGCGGTCACCGTCACGGTAGAGCAGTAA
- a CDS encoding circularly permuted type 2 ATP-grasp protein, with amino-acid sequence MAAFDEMLPEVSGLRRPYSAYDRWLKEQDPARLTEKMQDAERVFRKTGITFAVYGEQEASERLIPFDIVPRIISGNEWRRLTQGIEQRVQALNAFLDDIYHRQEILRAGRVPRDLIARNEAFLPEMIGVRPPAGVYTHIIGVDIVRIGEDEFYVLEDNARTPSGVSYMLENRETMMQLFPELFQKIKVRPVENYPQLLRQSLAAVRPQGTKGAPTIAVLTPGSFNSAYFEHAFLADQMGVQLVEGQDLRVVDGHVAMRTTEGYKQIDVLYRRVDDSFLDPLTFRPDSALGIPGIMDVYRAGNITIANAPGTGIADDKAIYSYMPEIVEFYTGRKAILGNIPTWRCSEPDSLKYVLEHIHELVIKEVHGSGGYGMLVGPAATKKECQDFAKKLQAKPSNYIAQPTLALSTCPILTEKGLAPRHVDLRPYVLVSDRIQIVPGGLTRVALKEGSLVVNSSQGGGTKDTWVLDD; translated from the coding sequence TTGGCCGCGTTCGATGAAATGCTTCCGGAGGTCTCCGGACTTAGAAGACCATATTCGGCTTACGATCGCTGGCTGAAGGAGCAGGATCCAGCCAGACTTACCGAAAAGATGCAGGATGCCGAACGCGTCTTCCGCAAGACCGGGATCACGTTTGCGGTCTACGGCGAGCAGGAAGCATCCGAACGGCTGATCCCTTTCGATATCGTTCCCCGCATCATTTCAGGCAATGAGTGGCGCCGCCTGACGCAAGGCATCGAGCAACGCGTACAGGCGCTGAACGCCTTCCTCGACGACATCTACCATCGCCAGGAAATCCTTCGCGCCGGCCGCGTCCCCAGGGACCTGATCGCCAGGAACGAGGCGTTCCTCCCGGAAATGATTGGCGTGCGGCCGCCGGCCGGCGTCTACACCCACATCATCGGCGTCGACATCGTGCGTATCGGCGAGGACGAGTTCTACGTGCTGGAAGACAATGCGCGCACGCCGTCCGGTGTCTCCTACATGCTAGAGAACCGCGAAACGATGATGCAACTGTTCCCCGAGCTGTTCCAGAAGATCAAGGTGCGGCCGGTGGAGAATTATCCGCAGCTGCTGCGCCAGTCGCTGGCGGCGGTGCGGCCACAAGGCACCAAGGGCGCGCCGACCATCGCGGTTCTGACGCCCGGCAGTTTCAATTCCGCCTATTTCGAACACGCCTTCCTTGCAGATCAGATGGGCGTGCAACTGGTGGAGGGGCAGGATCTGCGCGTCGTCGACGGCCATGTCGCGATGCGGACGACCGAAGGCTACAAGCAGATCGACGTTCTCTACCGCCGCGTGGATGATTCTTTCCTGGACCCGCTGACCTTCAGGCCGGATTCGGCCCTTGGCATACCCGGCATCATGGATGTCTACCGCGCCGGCAATATCACCATCGCCAATGCGCCGGGAACCGGCATTGCCGACGACAAGGCGATCTATTCCTACATGCCGGAGATCGTCGAATTCTACACCGGCCGCAAGGCCATCCTCGGCAACATCCCGACATGGCGCTGTTCGGAGCCGGACAGCCTGAAATATGTGCTCGAACACATCCACGAGCTTGTGATCAAGGAAGTGCATGGTTCCGGCGGCTACGGCATGCTGGTCGGCCCGGCGGCGACCAAGAAAGAATGTCAGGATTTTGCCAAGAAGCTGCAGGCCAAGCCGTCTAATTACATCGCCCAGCCGACGCTCGCGCTCTCGACCTGTCCGATCCTGACTGAAAAGGGGCTGGCGCCGCGCCACGTCGACTTGCGGCCTTATGTGCTGGTTTCCGACCGCATCCAGATCGTGCCTGGTGGGCTGACGCGTGTCGCGCTGAAGGAAGGCTCGCTGGTTGTCAATTCCTCTCAGGGCGGCGGGACGAAGGATACGTGGGTGCTGGATGATTAA
- a CDS encoding pyridoxal phosphate-dependent decarboxylase family protein produces the protein MNNDDFREWSQRAADWGADYRNNLREQPVRPLVEPGDIFRSIEASPPEEAEPMDRIFADFEAKIVPGMTHWQHPRFFAYFPANAAPVSVVAEYLVSAMAAQCMLWQTSPAATELETRTVDWMRQALGLPEGFSGVIQDSASSATLNAVLTMRERALDWQGNKKGLVGQSRLRIYSSDQVHTSIDRAIWVSGIGEDNLVRIPVAGRFRAMDTAALEAAIIADRKAGMLPAGIIACVGGTSTGGTDDIAAVAEIARRHGLYLHVDAAWAGSAMICPEFRHFWIGVEGADSIVFNPHKWLGAQFDCSIQFLRDPLSHIRTLAIKPDYLKTHGHDGIINFSEWSVPLGRRFRALKLWFLLRAHGLENLRTMIRNHVTWSEGLATRLAREPDFEIVSEPMLSLFSFRHKAASGADADEHNLRLVNVINDDGRIYLTQTKVDGRVAIRFQVGQFDTTAEDVDTAFAVITEIARATV, from the coding sequence ATGAACAATGATGATTTCCGGGAATGGTCGCAACGCGCCGCCGATTGGGGTGCCGACTATCGCAACAATTTGCGTGAGCAGCCGGTGCGGCCGCTGGTCGAGCCGGGCGACATTTTCAGGAGCATCGAGGCGTCGCCGCCCGAAGAGGCGGAACCGATGGACAGGATTTTCGCCGACTTTGAAGCCAAGATCGTACCGGGGATGACCCATTGGCAGCACCCGCGTTTCTTCGCCTATTTCCCGGCAAACGCCGCGCCGGTCTCGGTGGTGGCGGAGTATCTGGTGTCGGCGATGGCCGCGCAATGCATGCTTTGGCAGACGTCACCGGCGGCGACCGAGCTTGAAACGCGCACCGTCGACTGGATGCGCCAGGCGCTCGGCCTGCCGGAAGGCTTTTCCGGCGTCATCCAGGATTCGGCCTCCTCGGCGACACTGAACGCCGTGCTGACGATGCGCGAGCGAGCGCTCGATTGGCAAGGCAACAAAAAGGGCCTGGTTGGACAGTCGAGGTTGCGGATCTATTCTTCCGACCAGGTGCATACATCGATCGACCGGGCGATCTGGGTGTCAGGCATCGGTGAGGACAATCTGGTGCGCATTCCGGTCGCCGGCCGTTTTCGCGCCATGGACACGGCGGCCCTGGAAGCAGCCATCATCGCCGACCGGAAAGCCGGCATGCTGCCGGCCGGCATTATCGCCTGCGTCGGCGGCACCAGCACCGGCGGCACGGACGATATTGCAGCGGTCGCGGAGATTGCCCGGCGGCACGGGCTCTACCTGCATGTCGATGCCGCCTGGGCCGGGTCGGCGATGATCTGTCCGGAGTTCCGGCATTTCTGGATCGGTGTCGAAGGCGCGGACTCGATCGTCTTCAATCCGCACAAATGGCTCGGCGCGCAGTTCGATTGCTCGATCCAGTTCCTGCGTGACCCCTTGAGCCATATCAGGACGCTGGCCATCAAGCCCGACTATCTCAAGACGCACGGCCATGACGGCATCATCAACTTCTCAGAATGGTCGGTGCCGCTCGGCCGGCGCTTCCGCGCGCTGAAGCTTTGGTTTCTGCTGCGTGCCCATGGACTGGAAAATCTGCGAACCATGATCCGCAACCATGTCACCTGGAGCGAAGGCCTTGCCACGCGTCTGGCAAGGGAGCCGGATTTCGAGATTGTCAGCGAGCCGATGCTGTCGCTGTTTTCGTTCCGGCACAAGGCTGCCTCGGGCGCCGATGCCGACGAGCACAATCTGCGGCTGGTCAATGTGATCAACGACGATGGCCGCATCTACCTGACGCAAACGAAAGTCGATGGCAGGGTGGCGATCCGCTTCCAGGTCGGCCAGTTCGATACGACGGCGGAGGATGTCGATACTGCTTTCGCCGTCATTACCGAAATTGCGCGTGCCACGGTCTGA
- a CDS encoding alpha-E domain-containing protein: protein MLLGRTANGLYWMNRYIERAENMARLVDAGLRMALTRTQNASEEWNSVLLSAGSDVAFKQKYPDYTAANVSDFLLRDTSNPSSTMSSIETARNNARMVRTALTRETWESINEAWMALKRMLARPIDERDLPNVLDAIKRETALIRGSFYGTMLRNEIFDFSQLGTYVERADNTARILDVKYYVLLPSISWVGSTLDNYQWESILRSVSAHRSYRWVYDADYKPTNIADYLILNVRMPRSLTFCYRFLAEHLKFLSDDYGERHACHATAEKTQAMLRAGSIKDIFDTGLHEFLAGFIRDNTRLGDEIAQDYRFY from the coding sequence ATGCTTCTCGGCCGCACCGCCAACGGGCTCTACTGGATGAACCGCTATATCGAGCGGGCGGAAAACATGGCGCGGCTGGTCGACGCCGGGCTGCGCATGGCGCTGACCCGCACCCAGAATGCGTCCGAGGAATGGAATTCGGTGCTGCTCAGCGCCGGCTCCGACGTCGCCTTCAAGCAGAAATACCCGGACTATACGGCGGCCAATGTCTCTGATTTCCTTTTGCGCGACACGTCGAACCCATCGAGCACGATGTCGTCGATCGAGACTGCCCGCAACAATGCGCGCATGGTGCGCACCGCGCTGACGCGCGAGACCTGGGAGAGCATCAACGAAGCCTGGATGGCGCTGAAACGGATGCTGGCGAGGCCGATCGACGAGCGCGACCTGCCCAACGTGCTCGACGCGATCAAGCGCGAGACCGCGCTGATCCGTGGCTCGTTCTACGGTACCATGCTGCGCAACGAGATTTTCGATTTCTCGCAGCTCGGCACCTATGTCGAGCGCGCCGACAACACCGCGCGCATCCTCGACGTGAAATACTACGTGCTGTTGCCGTCGATCTCATGGGTCGGCTCGACGCTCGACAACTATCAGTGGGAATCGATCCTGCGCTCGGTATCGGCGCATCGCTCCTACCGCTGGGTCTACGACGCCGACTACAAGCCGACCAATATCGCGGACTACCTGATCCTCAACGTCCGCATGCCGCGGTCGCTGACCTTCTGCTATCGCTTCCTGGCAGAGCATCTGAAGTTCCTCTCCGACGACTATGGCGAGCGCCATGCGTGTCACGCAACGGCGGAAAAGACGCAGGCAATGCTGAGGGCAGGGTCGATCAAGGATATATTCGACACCGGTCTGCATGAGTTCCTGGCCGGGTTCATCCGCGACAACACCAGGCTCGGCGACGAGATCGCGCAGGACTACAGGTTTTATTGA
- the glpD gene encoding glycerol-3-phosphate dehydrogenase: MDTSSVRDIFVIGGGINGCGIARDAVGRGFSVFLAEMNDLASGTSSGSTKLIHGGLRYLEFYEFRLVREALMEREVLWKNAPHIIWPMRFVLPYAKGLRPAWLIRLGLFLYDHIGGRKLLPATRTLDMTSDPAGKPLKPLFKKAFEYSDGWVNDARLVALNARDAADRGATIRTRTKVVGARREGGIWTIKIENLRTGETEEVKARLLVNAAGPWVDHVLSGVVGLNDVHNVRLVQGSHIVIAKKFDDPRAYFFQNKDGRIIFAIPYEDEFTLIGTTDQDYPGDPHDVKISDTEIDYLCAAASEYFAVPVKRSDIVWTYSAVRPLYDDGASKAQEATRDYVLKADGGEGAAPLVNAFGGKITTYRRLSESMLEKVEGFLGKRGKPWTSDAPLPGGDFPATGFDAQVAKLKSAYPFLDQRLARRLTRLYGTRAQVLLGLAKSIADLGRNFGGDLHEAEVRYLVENEWAVTAEDVLWRRTKRGLHLSREQVAALDEFMRGISRRHVAAAE, encoded by the coding sequence GTGGACACATCTTCAGTCCGGGACATTTTCGTCATAGGTGGCGGCATCAACGGCTGCGGCATCGCTCGTGATGCCGTTGGGCGCGGGTTTTCGGTCTTTCTCGCCGAGATGAACGATCTCGCCAGCGGAACCTCGTCCGGCTCGACCAAGCTGATCCATGGCGGGCTGCGCTATCTCGAATTCTACGAATTCCGCCTGGTGCGCGAGGCGCTCATGGAGCGCGAGGTTCTGTGGAAGAACGCGCCGCACATCATCTGGCCTATGCGCTTCGTGCTGCCCTACGCCAAGGGCCTGCGCCCCGCCTGGCTGATCCGGCTTGGCCTATTCCTTTACGACCACATTGGCGGGCGCAAATTGCTGCCGGCGACCAGGACGCTCGACATGACAAGCGACCCGGCAGGCAAGCCTTTGAAACCACTGTTCAAGAAGGCTTTCGAATATTCCGACGGCTGGGTCAACGACGCGCGGCTGGTGGCGCTGAATGCACGTGACGCCGCTGACCGGGGCGCAACGATCCGGACCCGCACGAAAGTGGTCGGAGCCCGCCGCGAAGGCGGCATCTGGACGATAAAGATCGAGAACCTGCGGACCGGCGAGACCGAAGAGGTCAAGGCACGGTTGCTGGTCAATGCGGCGGGTCCTTGGGTCGACCACGTGCTGTCCGGCGTTGTCGGCCTCAACGACGTGCACAATGTCCGCCTGGTGCAGGGCAGCCACATCGTCATCGCCAAGAAGTTCGACGATCCGCGCGCCTATTTCTTCCAGAACAAGGATGGCCGCATCATCTTCGCCATTCCCTACGAGGACGAGTTCACGCTGATCGGCACCACCGATCAGGATTATCCAGGCGATCCGCATGATGTGAAGATCAGCGACACGGAGATTGATTATCTCTGCGCCGCGGCCAGCGAGTATTTCGCGGTTCCCGTCAAGCGTTCGGACATCGTCTGGACCTATTCGGCCGTGCGTCCGCTCTATGATGACGGCGCCTCCAAGGCGCAGGAAGCGACACGTGACTATGTGCTGAAGGCCGATGGCGGCGAGGGCGCCGCGCCGCTGGTCAACGCGTTTGGCGGCAAGATCACCACCTACCGCCGGCTGTCGGAATCGATGCTGGAGAAGGTCGAAGGTTTTCTCGGCAAGCGCGGCAAGCCGTGGACATCAGATGCGCCGCTGCCAGGCGGCGATTTTCCGGCCACCGGTTTCGATGCGCAGGTGGCGAAGCTGAAAAGCGCCTATCCTTTCCTCGACCAGCGCTTGGCGCGCCGGCTGACGAGGCTCTACGGGACGCGTGCACAGGTTCTGCTCGGCTTGGCCAAGTCGATTGCCGATCTCGGCCGCAATTTCGGCGGCGATCTCCACGAGGCCGAGGTGCGCTATCTCGTTGAAAACGAATGGGCCGTCACGGCGGAAGATGTTCTGTGGCGGCGGACCAAGCGCGGCCTGCATCTCAGCCGCGA
- a CDS encoding DUF4864 domain-containing protein codes for MRRGFFAFAFVSLMLVSQAFAGDAEIKAGQAVIDGQLKALVANDGAKAYSFAAPNVKQVFPTVDAFMNMVINGYPPVRRPQSYSFGKVEQRGPGSIVQQVLIVGPDGKDYEAVYTLQQQPDGTFQITGCSLRASNSLST; via the coding sequence ATGCGCCGCGGCTTTTTCGCATTCGCATTCGTTTCGCTCATGCTGGTTTCCCAGGCGTTTGCCGGCGATGCCGAGATCAAGGCTGGCCAGGCCGTCATCGACGGTCAATTGAAGGCCCTCGTCGCCAATGACGGCGCCAAGGCCTACAGCTTCGCCGCCCCGAATGTGAAGCAGGTATTCCCGACCGTCGACGCCTTCATGAACATGGTGATCAACGGCTATCCGCCTGTGCGCAGGCCACAGTCCTACTCTTTCGGCAAGGTCGAGCAGAGGGGCCCGGGTTCGATCGTCCAGCAGGTGCTGATCGTCGGCCCCGACGGCAAGGACTACGAGGCGGTCTACACGCTACAGCAACAGCCCGACGGCACGTTCCAGATCACCGGCTGCAGCCTGCGGGCGTCGAATTCGCTGAGCACGTGA